acacacacacgtggcgacacgcatacacgcttACACGTTACGGAAGATGTCCTCAACACCCATGCAACTCCCGTGTGTTTAACGTGGTGgtgcctctttcttttttttttcgcatTTTCTGGTCGCTAAAAtgtttctccccctccccctccccagcCTCAACGAGGCCACGACACACGAACGAAGGACTTCGTAACGCCTATGTATGGGGCTCATCGAGgtgccaccgctgttgcACTCGCCTGCGGCTGTGCTCGGTGGGCCGCTATGTGAATCTatcgaagagagcgaagcagATCACACCTACGAAATGAAACGAAAAAGCGAGTTAGGAACGGGCCCCTACCCCTCACTTTCCTTTCTCGCGTCTAATCCCACGTGtcactcctctttcctctatGCGCACatactcctcctctccccaccctccttctccgccactTCACCTGGCGTCTATGTGCAAACACATACGCGTAaccacctctttcccttctcccgtACTCTCACCCAACTTGAGCTCGTGGGCGGTGCTTAtcccgcctccctccccctcccttttaACGGGCAACTCGTTTGTtgtctctgtttctcttcctgGAGAGTTAAGGAAGGAGCGCGCGTTGGCGATATCACACCACCTCGCATGTGCTCTCTCatacagctgctgcacaaccTGCCctgttttttgttttcattTATATTTACCTTTCTTGACCAGCAGTCGCCTGTGGCGACGcgcgttttcctctctcagcCTCCCCTCGCACCCGAATGAGCAGAGGGATGGAAAGTGGAGGACCCAGCGGAAACTCGTTCGCCTCGGCGAGGACCTCGAACTCCAACCTTAGTCAAGATCACAGCACGGTGACGCTTGGGTCTGCCTCCCCAGTGCTGCGGACGGTTAGCAGCCCAACGCCCGCCGCGACACCCGCCTCTCCACCGCCTGAGGCGGACAACCTGGAGGGACAGTCAAAGGACTTCCTTATTCAACGCGTGCGAGCACTAGAGCGTCAGCTGAAGATACGCAACAGTGACTGCGCGCGCCTGCTAGAGgagcgcaagcagctgctgccgctgaaaGAGAAGTGCGAATCGCAGCGGGAAATGATAGTAGCGCTGCGTGATCAGCTGAATTTGGCAAAGGTGCAATGCGAGTCTGCAAACGAtgcgatggaggagatgaagcgCCGGCAGCGCAACAAAGAACACCGCGAGCGCGTGGCCTATGCAGAGCGCGCCCTGTACGGTGCCAATGCCCCTCCCGGGTCTACCACTGGGA
The window above is part of the Leishmania panamensis strain MHOM/PA/94/PSC-1 chromosome 33 sequence genome. Proteins encoded here:
- a CDS encoding hypothetical protein (TriTrypDB/GeneDB-style sysID: LpmP.33.1170), with the protein product MSRGMESGGPSGNSFASARTSNSNLSQDHSTVTLGSASPVLRTVSSPTPAATPASPPPEADNLEGQSKDFLIQRVRALERQLKIRNSDCARLLEERKQLLPLKEKCESQREMIVALRDQLNLAKVQCESANDAMEEMKRRQRNKEHRERVAYAERALYGANAPPGSTTGNTSRPATSSSANATPASAPRSNNMRRAPGGTVVNTTSGPQIIYDSSDISSVGFTKNAKLPYDFLGGPGVQLQYLSPYHGNSCSGAGEEPEGGCDASDDAQVRRTMATAAEAIEMDAKHTEKEDEEYQALVARLKALRDGDK